One part of the Mesorhizobium sp. M4B.F.Ca.ET.058.02.1.1 genome encodes these proteins:
- a CDS encoding ATP-binding cassette domain-containing protein — protein sequence MSEPLLVLDNVTKNYGAIQALKGISFSIGRGEVVALLGDNGAGKSTLVKIIAGGLEPTSGRMLFEGKDFLAKSPAEAKAAGIETVYQDLSLCTNVDVVANFFMGREITRKVLGVPVLDERAMEAVVAKALANAGTRIPSLRTNVEHLSGGQRQAIELNRFVHWGGKLVLLDEPFAALGVEQTRRGLDMIRQVANQGIGVVIITHIMQQAFQVADRIVVIRQGVVAGDVARNKTSPDAVINMITGETLAGAGPAS from the coding sequence ATGAGCGAACCCCTGCTGGTCCTCGACAACGTCACCAAGAACTACGGCGCGATCCAGGCGCTGAAAGGCATCAGCTTTTCGATCGGGCGCGGCGAGGTGGTGGCGCTTCTGGGTGACAACGGCGCCGGCAAGTCGACGCTGGTCAAGATCATCGCCGGCGGGCTGGAGCCGACCTCCGGCCGCATGCTGTTCGAAGGCAAGGACTTCCTTGCCAAATCTCCGGCCGAGGCCAAGGCGGCGGGCATCGAGACGGTGTACCAGGACCTGTCGCTCTGCACCAATGTCGACGTGGTGGCGAATTTCTTCATGGGCCGCGAGATCACCCGCAAGGTGCTCGGCGTCCCCGTCCTCGACGAGCGCGCCATGGAGGCCGTGGTCGCCAAGGCGCTCGCCAATGCCGGCACCCGCATCCCGTCGCTGCGCACCAATGTCGAGCACCTTTCGGGTGGGCAGCGGCAAGCGATCGAACTCAACCGCTTCGTGCACTGGGGCGGCAAGCTGGTGCTGCTCGACGAGCCGTTCGCGGCGCTCGGCGTCGAGCAGACACGACGCGGTCTCGACATGATCCGCCAGGTGGCGAACCAGGGCATCGGCGTCGTCATCATCACTCATATCATGCAGCAGGCCTTCCAGGTCGCCGACCGGATCGTGGTGATCCGGCAAGGCGTCGTGGCGGGCGATGTCGCACGCAACAAGACAAGTCCCGACGCGGTGATCAACATGATCACCGGAGAGACGCTGGCCGGTGCCGGACCGGCGAGCTGA